In Carettochelys insculpta isolate YL-2023 chromosome 11, ASM3395843v1, whole genome shotgun sequence, a genomic segment contains:
- the THOC7 gene encoding THO complex subunit 7, whose protein sequence is MGAVTDDEVIRKRLLIDGDGAGDDRRINLLVKSFIKWCNSGSQEEGYSQYQRMLSTLSQCEFSMGKTLLVYDMNLREMENYEKIYKDIENSIAAAHEKIAECKKQILQAKRIRKNRQEYDALAKVIQHHPDRHETLKQLEALGKELQHLSHIKENVEDKLELRRKQFHVLLSTIHELQQTLENDEKLSEAEESQEAHMEGETKQ, encoded by the exons atgggGGCCGTGACCGACG ATGAAGTTATTCGCAAACGGCTCCTGATTGACGGAGATGGGGCTGGCGACGACAGACGGATTAATTTGTTAGTGAAGAGCTTCATTAAATGGTGCAACTCTGGATCTCAGGAAGAAGG ATATAGCCAGTATCAACGCATGCTGAGCACTTTATCACAGTGTGAattttcaatgggaaaaactcttcTTGTCTATGATATGAACCTCAGAGAAATGGAGAACTATGAAAAAATCTACAAAGACATAG AAAACAGTATAGCTGCAGCACATGAGAAAATTGCTGAATGTAAAAAGCAGATTCTGCAAGcaaaaagaataagaaaaaatCGCCAAG aaTATGATGCATTGGCTAAAGTAATTCAGCACCATCCTGATAGGCATGAAACATTAAA gcAGCTAGAAGCTCTGGGAAAGGAACTTCAGCATCTTTCTCACATCAAAGAAAATGTTGAAGATAAG ctggagttgagaCGAAAGCAGTTCCATGTGCTTCTGAGTACCATCCATGAACTTCAGCAAACTTTGGAAA ATGATGAAAAACTTTCGGAAGCAGAGGAGTCCCAGGAAGCTCACATGGAAGGAGAGACTAAACAGTAG